One genomic region from Streptomyces sp. NBC_01304 encodes:
- a CDS encoding NUDIX hydrolase → MATPDWIRDVRALAGHQLMVMPGVTAIVFDDEGRVLLGRRSDTGLWAVIGGIPDPGEQPAACAVREVYEETAVRCVVERVVLVQALEPMRYPNGDACQFMDTTLRCRAVGGEAKVNDDESLEVGWFAVDALPDMGEFALLRIKQAMGDGPTWFEPMP, encoded by the coding sequence ATGGCTACTCCTGACTGGATTCGCGACGTCCGTGCCCTCGCCGGCCACCAACTCATGGTGATGCCGGGCGTGACCGCCATCGTCTTCGACGACGAGGGAAGAGTGCTCCTCGGCCGACGGTCCGACACCGGTCTGTGGGCCGTGATCGGCGGGATCCCGGACCCCGGGGAGCAGCCCGCCGCGTGCGCGGTGCGCGAGGTGTACGAGGAGACGGCCGTACGCTGCGTCGTCGAGCGGGTCGTCCTGGTGCAGGCACTCGAACCGATGCGGTACCCCAACGGCGACGCCTGCCAGTTCATGGACACCACGCTGCGCTGCCGTGCCGTGGGCGGCGAGGCCAAGGTCAACGACGACGAGTCGCTCGAGGTCGGCTGGTTCGCGGTGGACGCGCTGCCGGACATGGGGGAGTTCGCCCTGCTGCGGATCAAGCAGGCCATGGGGGACGGGCCGACGTGGTTCGAGCCCATGCCCTAG
- the lnt gene encoding apolipoprotein N-acyltransferase yields MTATMTSTNEPQQPETGDRGSARLRRLIPAAAAVLAGVLLYLSFPPRPLWWLAVPALALLGWVLRGRAAKAGFGLGFLFGLGFLVPLLAWTGEDVGPVPWLALAVTEAVFVGLTCVGIALVTRLPLSPLWPLWASGVWIVGEAVRARFPFSGFPWGKVAFGQPEGVFLPLAAVGGTPLLSFAVVLCGFGLCALVLRLVEVRRVLERGVAAAVALTLAPVAGALAALSLIHTGAEQGTATVAVIQGNVPRMGLDFNAQRRAVLDYHVRETKRLAREIIEGKKKQPDLVLWPENSSDIDPYANYDAREVIDEAARAIKAPISVGAVVTAKDGTPRNRQILWDPETGPGAVYDKRHLQPFGEYMPYRGFFRLFSKDVDRAGRFVPGDSPRVFEMAGTGVGPVTCYEAAFDDVVRDQVKAGAQILSVPSNNATFGRSQMTYQQLAMDRVRAVEHGRAVMVPVTSGVSAVIMPDGRIVQDTKLFTADNLVAEVPRRTSLTLATRLGVLPEILLVAIGAVGLGWVAARAVRARRSKDAEKPTGTEEPKGVQGQKGV; encoded by the coding sequence GTGACAGCCACCATGACCTCGACGAACGAGCCGCAGCAGCCCGAGACCGGCGACCGCGGCAGCGCGCGGCTGCGCCGGCTGATCCCGGCTGCCGCGGCGGTGCTCGCCGGAGTGCTGCTGTACCTCAGCTTCCCGCCGCGCCCGCTGTGGTGGCTCGCGGTGCCCGCCCTGGCGCTGCTCGGCTGGGTCCTGCGGGGCCGTGCCGCCAAGGCCGGGTTCGGGCTCGGCTTCCTGTTCGGGCTCGGCTTTCTGGTGCCGCTGCTCGCGTGGACCGGTGAGGACGTCGGGCCGGTGCCGTGGCTGGCGCTCGCCGTGACGGAGGCCGTGTTCGTCGGTCTGACCTGTGTGGGCATCGCGCTGGTGACGCGGCTGCCGCTGTCGCCGCTCTGGCCGCTGTGGGCTTCGGGCGTGTGGATCGTGGGGGAGGCGGTGCGGGCGCGCTTCCCGTTCAGCGGGTTCCCCTGGGGCAAGGTCGCCTTCGGCCAGCCCGAGGGGGTGTTCCTGCCGCTCGCCGCGGTGGGCGGCACACCGCTGCTGAGCTTCGCCGTCGTTCTGTGCGGCTTCGGCCTGTGCGCCCTGGTGCTCCGGCTCGTCGAGGTGCGGCGGGTGCTCGAGCGGGGTGTCGCGGCGGCCGTCGCGCTGACCCTCGCCCCGGTCGCCGGCGCGCTGGCTGCGCTGTCGCTCATCCACACGGGGGCGGAGCAGGGCACGGCCACCGTCGCCGTGATCCAGGGCAATGTGCCGCGCATGGGCCTGGACTTCAACGCCCAGCGCCGCGCCGTCCTCGACTACCACGTACGCGAGACCAAGCGCCTGGCCAGGGAGATCATCGAAGGCAAGAAGAAGCAGCCCGACCTGGTGCTGTGGCCGGAGAACTCCTCCGACATCGACCCGTACGCCAACTACGACGCGCGCGAGGTCATCGACGAGGCGGCCAGGGCCATCAAGGCGCCCATCTCGGTCGGCGCGGTCGTCACCGCCAAGGACGGCACCCCGCGCAACCGGCAGATCCTCTGGGACCCCGAGACCGGGCCCGGCGCCGTGTACGACAAGCGGCATCTGCAGCCGTTCGGCGAGTACATGCCCTACCGCGGCTTCTTCCGGCTCTTCAGCAAGGACGTCGACCGCGCGGGACGCTTCGTACCCGGCGACTCCCCGCGCGTGTTCGAGATGGCGGGCACCGGGGTCGGACCGGTCACCTGCTACGAGGCCGCGTTCGACGACGTGGTGCGCGACCAGGTGAAGGCGGGCGCGCAGATCCTGTCCGTGCCGAGCAACAACGCGACGTTCGGCCGCAGCCAGATGACCTACCAGCAGCTCGCCATGGACCGGGTGCGTGCCGTCGAGCACGGCCGCGCCGTCATGGTGCCCGTCACCAGCGGCGTCAGCGCCGTGATCATGCCGGACGGGCGGATCGTGCAGGACACGAAGCTGTTCACGGCCGACAACCTCGTCGCCGAGGTGCCGCGCCGTACGTCGCTGACCTTGGCGACGCGCCTCGGGGTGCTGCCGGAGATCCTGCTCGTGGCGATCGGCGCCGTGGGACTCGGCTGGGTGGCGGCCCGCGCGGTGCGCGCCCGGCGGTCGAAGGACGCGGAGAAGCCGACGGGCACCGAGGAGCCGAAGGGCGTGCAGGGGCAGAAGGGCGTGTAA